CGGTTGCTGGCGACCTTGCCGGATGCGCTTCAGACCATGATGTTCACCTGCACGGGAAGCGAGGCCAATGATCTCGCGCTCCGCATCGCGCGCATGGTCACAGGCGGTGCCGGGTTTGTCGTGACCGAGAACGCCTATCACGGCGTGACATCGGCGCTGGCCGAAATGTCGCCGTCGCTCGGGCTGCCGCTTGGTGCGCATGTGCGGAGTATTGCGGCACCCGGAAAGTCGGCGGAGTTTGCCTCGGACCTTCAGGCGGCCATTGATGATTTAAGCGCGGCGGGAATTCGCTTCGCCGGTTTTCTCTGCGACAGCATATTTGCAAGTGATGGCATCTTCAGTGACCCGGTCGGGTTGTTGCAATCAGCAATTGAGACCACGCATCGTAATGGTGGACTGTATATCGCCGATGAGGTGCAATCCGGCTTTGGTCGCACGGGCAGTCATATGTGGGGCTTTGCCCGTCACGGTGTTGTGCCTGACATGGTCAGCATGGGCAAACCCATGGGTGACGGTCATCCGCTCGCCGGGCTTGCCATGCGGCCGGATCTGAGTGCGAGGTTTGGGGCGGAGACGCGGTATTTCAATACATTCGGAGGCAATCCGGTGTCTTCGGCCGTGGGGATCGCCGTGCTTGATGTGATGGCGGATGAAGAGTTGCAGCAGAACGCGGCTGAGGTCGGAGCCTATCTGAAAGCGGGGTTGCAGTCTCTTGCTGGTCAGCATGAGACGATTACAGATATTCGCGGGGCTGGACTTTATCTCGGCGTCGAATTGCGCGACGGCGCGGCAGCTGTCGTCAATCAGATGCGCGCAAAACGGGTGCTGTTGAGTGCTGCGGGCCCGCAGGGTAATGTGCTGAAAATTCGTCCGCCGCTTGTGTTTTCGCGGGAGAATGCGGATCAGTTGCTGTCGGTGCTGGATGAGTGTTTGGGTGGGTAAGGTGCGGCTTCGTGTTTCGAGACGCTGCGCTCCTCAACACGAACGGATATGGTTTTAGCGGACCTAATTGTCATTACCGGGCTTGACCCGGTAATCCATGATGCCGCTTTACGGTGGATTGCCGGGTCAAGCCCGGCAATGACAATTATGAGAACTAGGGCCTCAACACCAGCCGCTAAAACCTACCCGTTCGTGTTGAGGAGCGCAGCGTCTCGAAACACGAAGCCGCACAGAATCAATCAACCACCCGCTGCATGAAACAGGCATCTTCGCCGTAGCTTTTGAGCTTTTCGGCGAGCTCGGGCGTGCTGTAGGGGGTGAATCCTTGCCGGGCCCAGTATCTGTCTGCGCCGGCGATGGCGACGAGTGACAGATTGGGTAATCCGGCTTTGCGCGCCTCGCTGGTCAGGTGGTCCAGGATCGCGGCCGCATGGCCTTGACCGC
The sequence above is drawn from the Govania unica genome and encodes:
- a CDS encoding aspartate aminotransferase family protein; amino-acid sequence: MMIERRHRLLGPAYRLFYDEPFHPVRGAGVWLYDAAGTAYLDAYNNVASVGHCHPRVVAALAAQSARLNTHTRYLDDTVLDYAERLLATLPDALQTMMFTCTGSEANDLALRIARMVTGGAGFVVTENAYHGVTSALAEMSPSLGLPLGAHVRSIAAPGKSAEFASDLQAAIDDLSAAGIRFAGFLCDSIFASDGIFSDPVGLLQSAIETTHRNGGLYIADEVQSGFGRTGSHMWGFARHGVVPDMVSMGKPMGDGHPLAGLAMRPDLSARFGAETRYFNTFGGNPVSSAVGIAVLDVMADEELQQNAAEVGAYLKAGLQSLAGQHETITDIRGAGLYLGVELRDGAAAVVNQMRAKRVLLSAAGPQGNVLKIRPPLVFSRENADQLLSVLDECLGG